One Fontisphaera persica DNA window includes the following coding sequences:
- a CDS encoding secondary thiamine-phosphate synthase enzyme YjbQ, with the protein MKSLTEYLWFEVPGRRGFVNITPTVENLVRKSGVKEGLCLVNAMHITASVFINDAENGLLHDYEVWLEKLAPHAPIEQYHHNRTGEDNADAHMKRQIMGREVVVAITNGKLDFGPWEQIFYGEFDGNRRKRVLVKIIGE; encoded by the coding sequence ATGAAATCACTTACCGAATATCTTTGGTTTGAAGTGCCGGGCCGGCGCGGATTCGTCAATATCACCCCCACGGTGGAAAACCTGGTACGCAAAAGCGGAGTTAAAGAGGGATTATGTCTGGTCAACGCCATGCACATTACTGCGTCGGTGTTCATCAATGACGCGGAAAACGGTTTGTTGCATGATTACGAGGTCTGGCTGGAAAAACTCGCCCCCCACGCACCCATCGAACAATACCACCACAACCGCACCGGCGAGGACAATGCGGATGCCCACATGAAACGGCAAATCATGGGCCGGGAGGTCGTCGTGGCCATCACCAACGGGAAATTGGATTTCGGCCCGTGGGAACAAATTTTTTACGGGGAATTCGACGGCAACCGCCGCAAGCGGGTTCTGGTAAAAATCATTGGGGAGTAA
- a CDS encoding aminoglycoside phosphotransferase family protein, whose amino-acid sequence MVQSFLGGTEWRAARVEPLAGDASARRYFRLWRGTQSAVLMDASAIPVLLPPYVALSQHLRRLGFSAPEVYAADLDFGCAVIEDFGDITFTQLLEQGHDEESLYTLAAEVLIKLHQSAQAAPQPWREYHPAQMLADIELYLDWVATGLDESAREQYRQRWMQVLPLAHRVPQTLLLRDYHVANLMWLPQRQGIQRAGLIDFQDAYCGPVTYDVASLLEDARRDVPPVVCAKLLERYLAAFPALDGQTFKDSLAILAAQRHTRVLAIFARLAVRDGKPQYQQRHSPRVRRLLARALRHPVLQPVREWFERYGYPN is encoded by the coding sequence GTGGTGCAGTCCTTCTTGGGTGGCACCGAGTGGCGCGCGGCCCGTGTGGAGCCCTTGGCCGGTGATGCCTCTGCCCGCCGATATTTCCGTTTATGGCGCGGCACGCAGTCGGCGGTTTTAATGGATGCCTCCGCCATTCCCGTTCTCTTGCCACCTTATGTTGCACTGTCCCAGCATCTGCGCCGGTTGGGTTTCAGCGCTCCGGAAGTGTACGCCGCTGACTTGGATTTCGGTTGCGCTGTCATTGAAGATTTCGGCGACATCACCTTCACGCAGTTGCTGGAGCAGGGCCATGACGAAGAATCTTTATATACCTTGGCCGCCGAGGTGCTTATAAAGCTGCATCAATCTGCCCAAGCTGCTCCTCAACCCTGGCGCGAATATCATCCCGCCCAAATGCTGGCGGACATCGAACTATACCTTGATTGGGTGGCCACGGGGCTGGATGAATCCGCCAGAGAACAATACCGCCAGCGGTGGATGCAGGTCTTGCCGCTGGCTCACCGGGTGCCTCAAACCCTTCTTTTGCGGGATTATCACGTGGCCAATCTCATGTGGTTGCCGCAGAGACAGGGCATTCAACGTGCTGGCCTGATAGACTTTCAGGATGCCTATTGCGGGCCGGTGACTTATGATGTTGCGTCCTTGTTGGAGGACGCCCGCCGTGATGTGCCGCCAGTGGTATGTGCCAAGCTATTAGAGCGTTATTTGGCTGCGTTTCCCGCTTTGGATGGGCAAACTTTCAAGGACTCCCTGGCCATTCTGGCCGCGCAACGGCATACGCGGGTGCTCGCCATTTTTGCCCGCCTGGCGGTACGTGATGGCAAACCACAATATCAACAACGCCATTCACCTCGTGTGCGCCGACTGCTGGCTCGGGCCCTAAGACATCCCGTTTTGCAACCGGTCCGGGAATGGTTTGAACGTTATGGATACCCCAATTGA
- a CDS encoding ABC transporter permease, whose translation MQLGTDIWLGFREIWAHKFRSLLTMMGIILGVASLVAMAALVKGMENGLRQALIEIGGLERIRIEAQDVPAHQLHLADQAVGTTLDDVEALRRNATFANLIVPELRTRTAVMTHGTRKFSAWLFLGTWPGALEINQHEIAHGRMFNELDDAEARSVCVIGTAVRDALFGSPEEVGHEIIPVGKTILINQQPMTIIGMFKHYESEDDRRRREQEAQQPRSPENVSGPARSRGWQPRSPGSWVYYIKNTSVYIPLNTMQTRFKTVTATNPVPDRRISVINMRISGIENLEPALQQARNILLNTHKGIEDFAFRTQEDWAEQITTAIRNARLSGGIIAAISLLVGGIGIMNIMLASINERIREIGIRKAIGATDTSIFIQILIESAVIALIGGVAGLAAAQGFVKLLASVTPTGNTPVVTFSAMAIAFSFSILTGIVAGLFPAFKAARLEPIRALRLD comes from the coding sequence ATGCAACTCGGCACTGACATCTGGCTGGGCTTTCGCGAAATCTGGGCGCACAAGTTTCGCTCCCTGCTCACCATGATGGGCATCATTTTGGGGGTGGCCAGCCTCGTCGCCATGGCGGCGCTGGTCAAGGGCATGGAAAACGGCCTGCGCCAGGCGCTCATCGAAATCGGCGGGCTGGAAAGAATCCGCATTGAGGCGCAGGACGTGCCGGCCCATCAACTGCATCTGGCGGATCAGGCCGTCGGCACCACGCTGGATGACGTGGAGGCGCTGCGGCGCAACGCCACCTTCGCCAACCTCATTGTCCCCGAATTGCGCACCCGGACCGCGGTGATGACCCACGGCACCCGCAAATTCAGCGCCTGGCTGTTTCTGGGCACCTGGCCCGGCGCACTGGAAATCAACCAGCACGAAATTGCCCATGGCCGCATGTTCAATGAATTGGATGACGCCGAAGCCCGCAGCGTCTGCGTCATTGGCACGGCCGTGCGGGATGCCCTCTTCGGTTCTCCCGAGGAAGTGGGGCACGAAATCATTCCAGTGGGCAAAACCATTTTGATTAATCAGCAGCCCATGACCATCATTGGAATGTTCAAGCATTACGAAAGCGAGGATGACCGGCGCCGACGCGAGCAGGAAGCCCAACAGCCCCGGTCGCCGGAAAATGTCAGCGGCCCCGCTCGCAGCCGCGGCTGGCAGCCCCGCTCACCGGGAAGCTGGGTTTACTACATCAAAAACACCTCGGTCTATATTCCACTGAATACGATGCAAACCCGCTTCAAAACCGTGACCGCCACCAATCCCGTGCCGGACCGCCGCATTTCGGTGATCAACATGCGCATCAGCGGCATTGAAAACCTCGAACCAGCCCTGCAGCAGGCGCGCAACATCCTGCTCAACACCCATAAAGGCATCGAAGACTTCGCCTTCCGCACCCAGGAGGATTGGGCCGAGCAAATCACCACGGCCATCCGCAACGCCCGCCTCAGTGGGGGGATTATCGCCGCCATCAGTCTCTTGGTGGGGGGCATTGGCATCATGAACATCATGCTCGCCAGCATCAACGAGCGCATCCGCGAAATCGGCATCCGCAAAGCCATCGGCGCCACGGATACCAGCATTTTCATCCAAATCCTGATTGAAAGCGCGGTCATTGCGCTGATTGGCGGCGTGGCCGGCCTCGCAGCCGCGCAGGGATTCGTCAAGCTGCTCGCCTCCGTCACCCCCACGGGCAATACGCCGGTGGTCACCTTCAGTGCAATGGCCATTGCCTTTTCCTTCAGCATCCTCACCGGTATTGTGGCCGGACTTTTTCCCGCCTTCAAAGCGGCCCGGCTGGAGCCCATCCGCGCCCTGCGCCTGGATTGA
- a CDS encoding efflux RND transporter periplasmic adaptor subunit — MRFVLIILVVLGTVGGGYYFYQSRHALLPGPAAPREIPTALVEPRDIEFVITAAGDIGPADQVSVRMEVNGRISVLPVDIGDQVKKGELLCQLDDRDLQIERDQRLTEISGAKLQIESASLRLEKAQRDYERAVKLYEERVVAKEEFDNLKTELDAARNQVEVARNNLERAEKALKLVEDRITKTRMLAPFDCTVLTRPVSLGQTVSGAAGFNSGTEIMTIANLNEMVVNAHINQADVVRLQQGQRVEIQVESLPGLKLEGRVERIAPQATIRNNIKGFATRIQIKDMDPRVRPGMTATLTIPVASVTNALAVPLAAVFTEEGQRFVLVQGTSGVERRDVNVGIFDYQYAEVQSGLKAGERVLLEMPREGFEELKKASTNTFKASAEGGKGGKGLGGNPGGGPRRGGS, encoded by the coding sequence ATGCGTTTTGTTTTGATCATTTTAGTAGTCTTGGGGACGGTCGGCGGTGGCTATTATTTTTACCAGAGCCGGCATGCCCTGTTGCCTGGCCCGGCCGCCCCCCGCGAGATTCCCACGGCCCTGGTGGAACCACGGGACATTGAGTTCGTCATCACAGCCGCAGGCGACATTGGCCCGGCGGATCAGGTCTCGGTCCGCATGGAGGTTAATGGCCGCATTTCCGTTTTGCCGGTGGACATCGGCGACCAGGTCAAAAAAGGGGAGCTGTTATGCCAGTTGGATGACCGCGACCTGCAGATTGAGCGCGACCAGCGGCTGACGGAAATCTCCGGCGCCAAATTGCAAATTGAGTCAGCCTCTTTGCGTCTGGAGAAAGCCCAGCGCGACTATGAGCGAGCGGTCAAACTTTACGAGGAGCGCGTGGTGGCCAAAGAAGAATTTGACAACCTCAAAACGGAGCTGGACGCCGCACGCAACCAGGTGGAAGTGGCCCGCAACAATCTGGAACGGGCCGAGAAAGCGTTGAAACTCGTCGAAGACCGCATCACCAAAACCCGGATGCTGGCTCCTTTTGATTGCACGGTGTTGACCCGGCCGGTCTCGCTGGGGCAAACCGTCAGCGGCGCCGCTGGGTTCAATTCCGGTACGGAAATCATGACCATCGCCAACCTCAACGAGATGGTGGTGAACGCCCACATCAATCAAGCCGATGTTGTGCGCTTGCAACAAGGGCAGCGTGTGGAAATCCAGGTGGAATCACTCCCGGGTCTTAAATTGGAAGGGCGCGTTGAACGCATCGCGCCCCAAGCGACTATTCGCAACAACATCAAAGGCTTCGCCACACGCATCCAAATCAAGGATATGGACCCCCGGGTGCGTCCCGGCATGACGGCCACCCTGACCATTCCCGTGGCCTCGGTGACCAATGCCCTGGCCGTGCCCCTGGCCGCGGTATTCACCGAGGAAGGACAGCGTTTTGTACTGGTCCAGGGCACCTCCGGCGTGGAGCGACGCGACGTTAATGTGGGAATCTTTGATTACCAATATGCGGAGGTGCAATCCGGCCTGAAAGCTGGCGAACGGGTGTTATTGGAAATGCCCCGGGAAGGTTTTGAGGAATTGAAAAAGGCCAGCACCAACACCTTCAAGGCCAGCGCGGAAGGCGGCAAGGGCGGCAAAGGACTGGGGGGTAATCCGGGGGGTGGCCCCCGGCGAGGCGGCAGTTAA
- a CDS encoding serine/threonine protein kinase, with product MIFDSLTSSSGGAGTQPGPFGRFYLHELINSGGMADIWVATDAQNRTYALRKLHDRYKFNFVARGRFLRGCELLARLPPHENIIRYIDHGRMEGSLYLLMEYVESSNLKILQARADEVFVQNISQILIDLALALEHMHDHHVMHLDVKPENVIMTRNGSIRLVDFDLCQPIPEKPRKFGRNPGTPHYMAPEQLKRLPFDHRVDIFAFGVTAYELLTYQKPFPGDTPEEVLRSQMDRASYFAAPRDLNPDIPPALEKILLKCMENDPDRRYPIMSALVHELQNALYLP from the coding sequence ATGATTTTCGACAGCCTCACGTCATCCAGCGGCGGCGCCGGCACCCAGCCGGGGCCGTTTGGACGTTTTTATCTGCATGAATTGATTAACAGCGGCGGCATGGCGGACATCTGGGTGGCAACCGACGCGCAAAACCGCACCTACGCCCTGCGCAAGCTCCATGACCGCTACAAATTTAACTTTGTGGCCCGCGGGCGTTTCCTGCGCGGCTGTGAGCTGCTGGCCCGCCTGCCCCCCCATGAGAACATCATCCGCTACATTGACCATGGGCGCATGGAAGGCTCGCTCTACCTGCTCATGGAATATGTGGAAAGCTCCAATTTGAAGATTTTGCAGGCACGGGCGGATGAGGTGTTCGTGCAAAACATCAGCCAAATCTTGATTGATCTGGCCCTGGCCCTCGAACACATGCATGACCACCACGTGATGCACCTGGACGTGAAGCCCGAAAACGTCATCATGACCCGCAATGGCAGCATCCGCCTGGTGGACTTTGACCTGTGCCAGCCCATTCCCGAAAAGCCGCGCAAGTTCGGCCGCAATCCCGGCACTCCCCATTACATGGCTCCCGAGCAGCTCAAGCGCCTGCCCTTTGATCATCGGGTGGACATCTTTGCCTTCGGCGTGACGGCCTACGAGCTGCTGACCTATCAGAAGCCATTTCCGGGGGATACGCCGGAAGAAGTGTTGCGCAGCCAAATGGACCGCGCCTCCTATTTTGCCGCGCCGCGTGACCTCAATCCGGACATCCCGCCCGCGCTGGAAAAAATCCTGCTGAAATGCATGGAGAATGACCCAGACCGGCGCTATCCCATCATGAGCGCGCTCGTGCATGAATTGCAGAACGCCCTCTACCTGCCCTAA
- a CDS encoding nucleotidyltransferase family protein yields MDTPIDRAMVLAAGYGTRMRPLTDRLPKPLVPIAGRPMIAHALEHLREAGVREVVVNVSHLKEPLIQYLRSYPGLNCLISEEEEPLETGGGLRQALPLLGNRPLFVINADILWIDRGEPALQRLARQWDDARMDWLFLVQSRARALGYDRGEDHLFVTPANTIGWEAQDAPYIIASVYVMHPRVLAGVPPGKFSAKVLWRKAMAENRLWCLPHQGLWCQAGTIPDLQRAEALLASFESRAVPSPLTPQ; encoded by the coding sequence ATGGATACCCCAATTGACCGTGCCATGGTGTTGGCTGCGGGTTATGGGACGCGGATGCGGCCTTTGACTGATCGTTTGCCCAAACCGCTGGTGCCCATCGCTGGCCGGCCCATGATTGCGCACGCCTTGGAGCATTTGCGGGAGGCCGGCGTGCGTGAGGTGGTGGTCAATGTGTCCCATCTCAAAGAGCCTTTGATTCAATACCTCCGCAGTTACCCTGGCTTGAATTGTCTCATTTCCGAGGAGGAAGAGCCGTTGGAAACTGGTGGTGGATTGCGGCAGGCGCTGCCGCTGCTGGGTAATCGTCCCCTTTTTGTCATCAACGCGGATATTTTGTGGATTGACCGGGGCGAACCGGCCCTGCAACGCCTGGCGCGGCAGTGGGATGATGCGCGCATGGACTGGTTGTTTTTGGTTCAATCCCGCGCCCGTGCCCTGGGTTATGATCGCGGGGAGGATCATTTGTTTGTGACGCCGGCGAATACCATCGGCTGGGAGGCGCAGGATGCGCCTTACATCATCGCCAGCGTATATGTGATGCATCCGCGCGTATTGGCGGGCGTGCCCCCGGGAAAGTTCTCAGCCAAAGTGCTGTGGCGGAAAGCCATGGCGGAAAACCGCTTGTGGTGTTTGCCGCATCAAGGACTTTGGTGCCAGGCCGGCACCATTCCCGACCTGCAGCGCGCGGAGGCGTTATTGGCAAGTTTCGAGTCTCGCGCCGTACCCTCGCCACTTACTCCCCAATGA
- the uvrA gene encoding excinuclease ABC subunit UvrA → MAKEFIKIGGAREHNLKNLTLEIPRERLVVITGLSGSGKSSLAFDTLYAEGQRKYVESLSAYARQFLDQMQKPDVDYIEGLSPAIAIEQQSSGANPRSIIATTTEIYDYLRLLFAHLGQPHCPDSGVPMTPQTASDIVDKVLTLPPRTRVMLLAPVVRNEKGEFRDVIERLAREGFVRARVDGQMHELAANTRIKLDPKARHTIEVVVDRLVVDDKIRIRLSDSVETALKWGEGSVLVLHQPPEASSGEAWAETLHSTRACSPVTGRSFEKVTPKHFSFNAPQGACPVCHGLGQKLVFDPALVVPVPEKSLENGAILPWRRGGKRMVVYYKAMLRSIAAHYGQSLETPWKNLPEDFRQKVLFGTGEEEIEFTFWRAGKMSKITRPFEGVLPNLERLYQESESEFTKNRLKAFMNPQPCDACGGRRLKPEILAVTLGDDALAARFKKSPPAGEKPAGPHIPGLSIMDVCALSIEEADAFFAALSWTEFQRQIAQDLVRDIRARLGFLKNVGLGYLTLDRESGTLSGGEAQRIRLATQIGAGLVGVLYILDEPSIGLHPRDNEKLLQTLEGLRDLGNSVIVVEHDEDTIRRADYIIDLGPGAGVHGGEVVAAGRLPEILNNPRSLTGRYLSGDLSIAVPRKRVAPAPERGWLEILGARENNLKNIHVRIPLGTFTCVTGVSGSGKSTLVDTILRRALFRQWYGSKEQPGAHTAILGADKLSKIVVIDQTPIGRTPRSNPATYTGIFNHIRGLFARLPAARVRGYDAGRFSFNVRGGRCEKCQGDGLIKIEMHFLPPVYVTCEACGGRRYNRETLEINYKGLNIADVLNLTVDEAVAFFRAVPQICDTCQTLAEVGLGYLKLGQSATTLSGGEAQRLKLAAELSRKQSGHSLYILDEPTTGLHFHDVAKLLEVLFKLRAPGNTLVVIEHNLDVIKTADWVIDLGPEGGEAGGYLVAAGTPEQVAATPGSYTGRFLSRVLGLAEAKCPVA, encoded by the coding sequence ATGGCAAAAGAGTTTATAAAAATCGGCGGTGCGCGTGAGCATAACCTGAAAAACCTCACGCTGGAGATACCCCGCGAGCGCCTGGTGGTCATTACTGGCCTGAGCGGCTCGGGCAAGTCATCGCTGGCATTTGACACGCTCTATGCCGAGGGCCAGCGCAAATACGTGGAGTCACTCTCCGCCTACGCCCGGCAATTCCTGGACCAAATGCAGAAGCCGGACGTGGATTACATTGAGGGTCTCTCTCCGGCCATTGCCATTGAGCAACAGAGTTCGGGGGCCAATCCCCGCTCCATCATCGCCACCACCACCGAGATTTACGATTATTTGCGCCTGTTGTTTGCCCATCTGGGCCAGCCGCATTGTCCCGATAGCGGGGTGCCCATGACACCCCAAACGGCCAGTGACATCGTGGACAAAGTCCTGACGCTGCCGCCGCGCACGCGGGTGATGTTGCTGGCGCCGGTGGTGCGCAATGAAAAAGGAGAGTTTCGGGATGTAATCGAGCGGCTGGCGCGCGAGGGGTTTGTCCGCGCGCGAGTGGACGGCCAGATGCATGAGCTGGCGGCCAACACCCGCATCAAGCTGGACCCCAAGGCGCGGCATACAATCGAAGTGGTGGTGGACCGGCTGGTGGTGGATGACAAGATTCGCATCCGTTTGAGCGACTCGGTGGAAACCGCGCTGAAATGGGGTGAAGGCTCGGTCCTGGTGCTGCATCAACCGCCTGAGGCCTCCTCTGGGGAGGCCTGGGCCGAGACACTTCATTCCACCCGGGCCTGCAGCCCGGTCACCGGCCGGAGCTTTGAAAAGGTCACGCCCAAGCATTTTTCGTTCAATGCACCGCAGGGGGCATGTCCGGTCTGCCACGGATTGGGGCAAAAATTGGTGTTCGATCCGGCGCTGGTGGTGCCGGTGCCGGAAAAATCGCTGGAAAACGGCGCCATTCTGCCCTGGCGGCGGGGGGGCAAGCGCATGGTGGTTTATTACAAGGCCATGTTGCGCAGCATCGCCGCTCACTATGGCCAGAGCCTGGAAACCCCGTGGAAGAATCTACCGGAGGATTTCCGGCAGAAGGTGCTGTTTGGCACGGGGGAGGAAGAGATTGAGTTCACCTTCTGGCGCGCCGGCAAGATGAGTAAAATCACCCGCCCCTTTGAAGGGGTATTGCCCAATTTGGAACGGCTTTATCAGGAAAGCGAGAGCGAGTTTACCAAAAACCGGCTCAAAGCCTTCATGAACCCCCAGCCTTGTGATGCCTGCGGCGGCCGCCGGCTGAAGCCGGAGATTTTAGCCGTGACCCTGGGTGACGATGCGCTGGCGGCGCGATTCAAGAAAAGCCCCCCTGCTGGCGAGAAACCTGCCGGCCCCCACATTCCCGGACTTTCCATCATGGACGTTTGTGCGCTTTCCATTGAGGAGGCGGACGCTTTTTTCGCCGCTTTGTCATGGACGGAGTTTCAGAGGCAAATTGCCCAGGATTTGGTGCGGGATATCCGGGCGCGGCTCGGCTTTTTGAAGAATGTGGGGCTTGGCTATCTCACTTTGGACCGGGAAAGCGGGACCTTGAGCGGTGGTGAAGCCCAGCGTATCCGGCTGGCAACGCAAATCGGGGCTGGCCTGGTGGGGGTGCTGTACATCCTGGATGAACCAAGCATTGGTTTGCATCCGCGTGACAATGAGAAGTTATTACAGACGCTTGAGGGGCTGCGCGATCTGGGCAATTCAGTGATCGTGGTGGAGCACGATGAAGATACCATCCGGCGGGCGGATTATATTATAGACCTGGGGCCGGGGGCCGGGGTGCATGGGGGCGAGGTGGTGGCGGCGGGGCGGTTGCCGGAAATCCTAAACAATCCCCGTTCCCTGACGGGCCGATATTTAAGCGGGGACCTCAGCATTGCCGTGCCACGCAAACGAGTGGCGCCAGCCCCCGAGCGCGGCTGGCTGGAAATCCTTGGGGCGCGGGAAAACAATCTCAAGAACATCCATGTCCGCATTCCTTTGGGCACTTTTACCTGTGTCACCGGCGTGAGCGGTTCCGGCAAGAGCACGCTGGTGGATACCATCCTGCGGCGGGCCTTGTTTCGCCAATGGTACGGCTCAAAAGAACAGCCGGGGGCACACACGGCCATCTTGGGGGCGGACAAGTTGAGCAAAATTGTGGTCATTGACCAGACGCCCATTGGCCGCACGCCTCGCAGCAACCCCGCCACTTATACCGGCATTTTTAATCACATCCGCGGGCTGTTTGCGCGTCTGCCGGCCGCCCGGGTGCGGGGGTACGACGCAGGAAGATTCAGTTTTAATGTGCGGGGTGGGCGCTGTGAAAAGTGCCAGGGCGATGGGCTGATTAAAATTGAGATGCATTTTTTGCCTCCGGTCTATGTGACCTGCGAGGCCTGTGGCGGGCGCCGCTACAACCGCGAGACCTTGGAAATCAATTACAAAGGGTTGAACATCGCCGACGTATTGAATCTGACGGTGGACGAAGCCGTCGCCTTCTTCCGGGCGGTTCCGCAGATTTGTGATACCTGCCAAACTTTGGCGGAAGTCGGCTTGGGATACCTGAAACTGGGCCAGTCCGCCACCACCTTGAGCGGTGGGGAGGCCCAGCGGCTCAAACTGGCCGCAGAATTAAGCCGCAAACAAAGCGGCCATTCACTGTATATTCTTGATGAGCCGACCACGGGTTTGCATTTCCATGACGTTGCCAAATTATTGGAGGTGCTCTTCAAACTGCGTGCCCCGGGCAACACGTTGGTCGTCATTGAGCACAACCTGGATGTCATCAAGACGGCCGACTGGGTGATTGACCTTGGTCCCGAAGGCGGCGAGGCCGGCGGCTATTTGGTGGCGGCGGGCACGCCAGAACAGGTGGCCGCCACTCCCGGCAGTTATACCGGCCGTTTTTTGAGTCGCGTTCTGGGGTTGGCCGAGGCAAAATGCCCTGTGGCATGA
- a CDS encoding SOS response-associated peptidase yields MCARYTQIRDLQAILALVQCRGGLPAWMPRYNIAPQQPAPVIVRTQEATELKLMRWGLVPSWAEDAKIGAQLINARAETLRQKPSFREAFARRRCLVLADGFYEWETTPAGKRPWRFVLRDEAPFCFAGLWAVWQPRPAAQTELFSTDTPPAGPLETFTIITTTANDLVRPIHDRMPVILTGEALRLWLNPASPPQELQKLLQPFPADAMLRLPASRRVNRPGAEGPECLEPE; encoded by the coding sequence ATGTGTGCGCGTTACACACAAATTAGAGACTTGCAGGCCATCCTCGCGCTGGTGCAATGCCGGGGCGGTTTGCCGGCCTGGATGCCCCGCTACAACATCGCTCCTCAACAACCGGCCCCCGTCATTGTGCGCACCCAGGAGGCAACCGAGCTTAAACTCATGCGCTGGGGATTGGTGCCGTCCTGGGCTGAGGATGCCAAAATTGGCGCGCAATTGATTAATGCCCGCGCCGAGACCTTGCGGCAAAAGCCCAGTTTCCGGGAGGCCTTTGCACGGCGCCGGTGTCTGGTGCTGGCGGATGGGTTTTATGAATGGGAGACGACCCCCGCAGGCAAGCGTCCGTGGCGGTTTGTTTTGCGGGATGAAGCGCCGTTTTGCTTTGCAGGTTTATGGGCTGTCTGGCAACCGCGACCGGCAGCGCAAACGGAATTGTTCAGCACGGATACTCCCCCCGCCGGGCCTTTGGAAACCTTCACCATCATCACCACCACGGCTAATGACCTGGTGCGGCCAATCCATGACCGCATGCCGGTCATTCTAACCGGCGAAGCTCTCCGCCTTTGGCTCAATCCTGCCAGCCCACCACAGGAATTACAGAAACTGCTGCAACCTTTTCCGGCGGATGCCATGCTACGCCTGCCGGCCTCACGTCGCGTGAATCGTCCGGGCGCGGAAGGGCCGGAGTGTTTGGAGCCGGAGTAG
- a CDS encoding ABC transporter ATP-binding protein, translating into MALVEVRNVSKIYRLGGEEIRALDNVSLDIESGDFISIIGPSGSGKSTLMHILGCLDSPTSGTIKLDGVMIHDASPRQLAHIRNQKIGFVFQFFNLLPKLNVLQNVELPMVYAGLSAKARRERAERALALVGLENRAKHRPNQLSGGQQQRVAIARALVNEPRIIFADEPTGNLDSHTGEAILELFQQLSRQGRTMVLVTHDPEIAAVTPRRIEIRDGRIASQIDPRLAGMSLAPA; encoded by the coding sequence ATGGCGCTGGTTGAAGTTCGCAACGTCAGCAAGATTTACCGCCTGGGCGGCGAGGAAATCCGCGCCCTGGACAATGTGTCTTTGGACATTGAATCCGGTGACTTTATTTCCATCATCGGCCCCTCAGGCAGTGGCAAGTCCACGCTCATGCACATCCTGGGTTGCCTGGACAGCCCCACCTCCGGCACCATCAAGCTGGACGGGGTCATGATTCATGATGCCTCGCCCCGCCAACTGGCCCATATTCGCAATCAAAAAATAGGTTTTGTTTTTCAATTTTTTAATCTGCTGCCCAAGCTCAACGTGTTGCAAAACGTGGAGCTTCCCATGGTCTATGCCGGCCTGTCGGCCAAGGCGCGCCGGGAGCGGGCCGAACGCGCGCTGGCGCTGGTGGGTTTGGAAAACCGGGCCAAACATCGCCCCAATCAACTCTCCGGTGGCCAGCAGCAACGGGTGGCCATTGCCCGGGCGCTGGTGAATGAGCCGCGCATCATTTTTGCGGATGAACCCACCGGCAACCTCGATTCCCATACCGGCGAGGCCATTCTGGAACTTTTCCAGCAGCTCAGCCGCCAAGGCCGGACCATGGTCCTGGTCACGCATGACCCGGAAATTGCGGCTGTCACCCCCCGGCGCATTGAAATTCGCGATGGCCGGATCGCCTCGCAGATTGATCCACGGCTGGCGGGCATGTCCCTGGCACCCGCCTAG